A segment of the bacterium genome:
GCAATCTCTCCAAAGAGATAGGGAGGTATTTTCTCTAATCGTTTACTTCTCTCAACCATCGTGTCAAACCGTCCTTTCTATTTCGTATTGCGTAGTTCGTATTCCGGAATCCGGATAGGCAATACGCAATACGTACTACTAACTTAACTCTCCAGTAAAAACTTCTTCAGCGGGGCCAGTCATTAGGATTTGATTGTTGCCCTGCCACTCGATCTCTAAATCACCACCGAGAAGGTGGATTAGAACGTCTCGTTTTGATTTCTTATTAAGATAACAGGCTACTGCCGTTGCGCAAGCTCCGGTGCCGCAAGCAAAAGTAATGCCGGCGCCGCGTTCCCATGTGCGCATTTTTAGCTCCGTTGGGCTAATAACTTGAACAAAATGAACGTTAGTACGTGCAGGGAATAGTTTATTGGTCTCGATGAGCGGGCCGTATTTCGGAACATCAATTTTTTCGACATCATCAACAATCACTACTGCATGGGGATTTCCCATCGATACACAAGTGATACTGAAAGTTGTGCCATTTACTTTTAATGGTTCGTTAATGCAATTGCCGTCAGGTTGGCCGCCGAGCATAGGGATATCCTGACGTTGATAACGTGGTTCACCCATATTCACTCTGACTGCACCCACTT
Coding sequences within it:
- the dapF gene encoding diaminopimelate epimerase codes for the protein MKFTKMHGIGNDFVVINALNEQLDEANFQDMAIKLNDRRFGVGGDGIILIMPSRVAHYRMRMYNPDGSEAEMCGNGIRCFAKYLYDHKLTQQTDLTVETGAGILSLKLFPKGGKVGAVRVNMGEPRYQRQDIPMLGGQPDGNCINEPLKVNGTTFSITCVSMGNPHAVVIVDDVEKIDVPKYGPLIETNKLFPARTNVHFVQVISPTELKMRTWERGAGITFACGTGACATAVACYLNKKSKRDVLIHLLGGDLEIEWQGNNQILMTGPAEEVFTGELS